The following DNA comes from Verrucomicrobiota bacterium.
ATACACCCATGTTCGAAGCTCATAACGATACAATCATTTCGATCCTGCAAACCAACCATTTGCTTAATGCCGATCAACTCTCGGAAATGAATGACGAGATCCCCCGCTCGGGTAAGTCCGCCACACAAATCGCCTTAGATTACGGGATCGTTGATGAGCCCACCCTCTTAGAATTAATCGCCGTTTATCTCGGTTATGAATATCTCCCGATGGAAACCATGGAGGTGCCCCCTTCAGTCATCGAGATGCTCGACGCGCATACCGTCCGGATGAATTCCTCAATTCCCGTCTCATGGGACGGAATGACACTGACGGTGGCCTTGGCCGACCCTTTTGCCCTCCAAGTCCTCGACGACTTGCGTTTCACGACAGGCAAGGATATCTCGATGGTTGTCGCTTCCCCTTCCAAGGTGGAGGATGCCATCCGAAAATATTACGGTGAAGACAGCAGCATGCTCGATGTCCTCGGTGCACAAATCCTCGAGGAGGAAGCCGAAAGGATCGGGGCCTATGGACTACGCGATGCAAAGGATATTGAAGCCGAGGCTAATACCACGCCTGTCGTCAAATATGTAAATCTGGTCCTCTACCGCGCCATCCAAGCCCACGCCAGTGACATCCACTTTGAACCCTTTCAAGATATCTTCCGTATTCGTTACCGTGTCGATGGTGGCCTGCTCGAAATGGCACCACCCCCACGGCAAATGGCCCTCCCTGTCATCTCCCGTATCAAAGTCATGGCGGCCATGAATATTGCCGAACGCCGCCTGCCCCAGGACGGCCGTATCCAGCTCAATGTCGCCAACCGCCCGGTCGACCTCCGTGTCTCCACACTACCCACCCAATATGGCGAAAGCGTCGTGCTCCGTGTCCTAGATAAATCCACGGTCAAAATGGAACTCGACGGTCTGGGCATGCCCGAAGGCATTTTTGGATACATAAATGAAGTCATCCGCAAACCCAATGGCATTTTTGTCGTCACCGGCCCGACTGGCTCAGGGAAAACAACAACCCTCTACGCCTGCTTAAATAAGATCAACGACATCGAAATCAAAATCCTCACCGCAGAGGATCCGGTGGAGTACGAGGTGGAGGGTATCCAACAAGTACCGGTCAATGATAATATCGGATTAACCTTTGCGAAAATCCTCCGCGCTTTCTTGCGTCAAGATCCTGATGTCATCCTCATCGGTGAAACACGCGATCTAGAAACAGCCCAAATCGCTATTCAAGCCTCCCTCACGGGTCACTTGGTCTTGAGCACCCTCCATACAAATGATGCGCCCGGTGCCGTCACCCGTTTGATCGATATGGGCGTGGAGCCCTTCCTGATTTCTTCTTCACTCGAAGGGGTGCTTGCACAACGTTTGGTCAGGACCATTTGCAAAAGCTGCAAAACCTCTTATGAACCCAATGACACGGCCTTGGACTCGATCGGCCTGAGCGCACATGAGATGGGGGATAAAATGTTTTTCACTGGGGCCGGATGCCCCGATTGTAATATGACAGGATACCGCGGACGGAAAGGTATTTATGAACTCCTCGATGTTACCGAACCCATCCGCGACATGATCAACCAACGCGCCCCGTCGGTGGTCATCCGCCAAAAAGCCATTGAACTGGGTATGAGCACATTGCGTGATGATGGTTTGCGCTCGATCTTCGACGGCGCGACGACCATTGAAGAAGTTATCAAATATACGTAGTTCTCCAAAAAAAAACGGCCTCCCGCAAAAAAATGCTGAGGCCGTCTGAAAAGATAAAATGTAAGCCGAGGGATTAGACCGCTTTCTCGCCTTTTTCACCGGTGCGGATCCTGATGACTTCCTCGACAGGTATGACAAAGACTTTGCCATCACCGATCTTGCCAGTATGGGCGGATTTAATAATCGTTTCTACCGTTTTATCGACGATGTCGTCGGTAATCACGATTTCGACTTTAATCTTCGGCAGGAAATCCACGGTATATTCACTCCCGCGATAGATTTCTGTATGTCCTTTTTGGCGGCCAAAACCTTTGACTTCCGTGACCGTCATACCCTCGACCCCGATATCAGACAGTGCGGATTTAACTTCATCGAGTTTGAACGGTTTGATGATCGCTTCTATTTTTTTCATAATTTTTTATGGGTTCAAGTTTTCCTCATCCCTTAATAGAAGGAACGATTCGTTCTGCCTTTTAAAATGATCCAAACTTCCACCCAATAATGGTGAAACCCTGCCCATC
Coding sequences within:
- a CDS encoding ATPase, T2SS/T4P/T4SS family, with protein sequence MFEAHNDTIISILQTNHLLNADQLSEMNDEIPRSGKSATQIALDYGIVDEPTLLELIAVYLGYEYLPMETMEVPPSVIEMLDAHTVRMNSSIPVSWDGMTLTVALADPFALQVLDDLRFTTGKDISMVVASPSKVEDAIRKYYGEDSSMLDVLGAQILEEEAERIGAYGLRDAKDIEAEANTTPVVKYVNLVLYRAIQAHASDIHFEPFQDIFRIRYRVDGGLLEMAPPPRQMALPVISRIKVMAAMNIAERRLPQDGRIQLNVANRPVDLRVSTLPTQYGESVVLRVLDKSTVKMELDGLGMPEGIFGYINEVIRKPNGIFVVTGPTGSGKTTTLYACLNKINDIEIKILTAEDPVEYEVEGIQQVPVNDNIGLTFAKILRAFLRQDPDVILIGETRDLETAQIAIQASLTGHLVLSTLHTNDAPGAVTRLIDMGVEPFLISSSLEGVLAQRLVRTICKSCKTSYEPNDTALDSIGLSAHEMGDKMFFTGAGCPDCNMTGYRGRKGIYELLDVTEPIRDMINQRAPSVVIRQKAIELGMSTLRDDGLRSIFDGATTIEEVIKYT
- a CDS encoding P-II family nitrogen regulator → MKKIEAIIKPFKLDEVKSALSDIGVEGMTVTEVKGFGRQKGHTEIYRGSEYTVDFLPKIKVEIVITDDIVDKTVETIIKSAHTGKIGDGKVFVIPVEEVIRIRTGEKGEKAV